The genome window CTGCCGTTCCGGCGCTGCGCACCAGCACCCCGCCGCGGCCGATCTCCAGTTCTACATTGTGCACCTGCGTACCGAGCGGAATGGCGCTCAGGGGCAGAGCGTTGCCCACGCGAATATCGGCATCGGGGCCGCTCATCAGCACATCGCCGACGTTGAGGCCCAGCGGAGCGATAATATAGCGCTTCTCGCCATCGGCATAGGCCAGCAGGGCAATGCGCGCCGAGCGGTTAGGATCGTATTCGATCGCCTGGACGCGCGCCGGGATGCCGTGCTTGTTGCGCTTAAAGTCAATAATGCGATAAAAGCGCTTATGGCCGCCGCCGCGGTGCCGGGTGGTGATGCGGCCCTGGTTGTTTCGCCCGGCGCGCTTGCGCAACGGCTCAATCAAGCCCGGTTCCGGGCGTTTGCCTTTGGTCAACTCCTCAAACGTCGAGACCGACATATTGCGCCGGCCCGCCGAGGTTGGCTTGTATTTTCGTACACCCATTGCTCTTCTCCCTGGCGGGTGGGGGCGCCGATCCCTTCCGACGCCCGCTCAGTCGCGCGGCTCTGGCGGTCACAGAAACCGGGGCGCCGCAGCGACGCTAATCGCCGAACGTCTCACCAGCAGCGCGGCGGGGGAGACGGTCACGGCATCTGACCTAGCCCTCGAACACCTCAATGCGGTCGCCGGGCGCGAGGGTAACAATGGCCTTTTTCCAGTCGCGGGTGTAGCCCTTCTCACGCCCGCGGCGCTTCAGCTTGCCGCGCACGTTCATCGTGTGCACCTTCGTTACGGTAACGTCGAAGATGGTCTCGACGGCGCGTTTAATCTCCGGCTTGCTCGCCGTGCGCAGCACCTCGAAGGAATACTTGTTTTCAACCATCAACGCGGTATTCTTCTCGGTGATCAGCGGGCGAATGATAATCTCATGGGGCGTTGGCATGCTCCTCCTCCTTGTCACTCGCCGCCGCGCCGGCGCCCAGGATGCCCTCGACGACCGCCACAGCGGCCCGGGGCATCACAATGTTGTCGTAGTACAGCAGATCGCGCACGTTCAGGTAGCTCGCCAGGATGGTTTTAACCTCAGGCAAGTTGTTCGTGGAGCGCTGGACGGTCAGGTTCTCCGGGCTTTTGCTATCAATGACGATCAGCGTCTTGCCGCTCAGGCCGTGGGCCTGGAGGAACGCCAGGGCGTCTTTAGTGCGCGGTCGCTCAAAGCGCAGCGTGTCAATGAAGCGGATCTGCTCGGCGGCGTACTTGGCGGAGAGCGCCGAGCGCACGGCCAGCCGGCGCATCTTGCGCGGCATCTGCTGGCGGTATGAACGCGGATGCGGGCCGTGGGCAATGCCGCCGCCCTTGCGATGCGGGGCGCGGATGGAGCCCTGGCGGGCGCGTCCGGTTCCCTTCTGGCGATAGAGCTTGCGGGTCGAGCCGCTAACTTCGCCGCGACCGCGGGTGTTATGGGTGCCCAGGCGCGCATTGGCTTGCTGCATCACCACGTACTGGTGCATCACCGGCACGTTGGGAGTGATGCCAAAGACGTAATCACTCAGTTCAATTGTGCCCACGCGCTCGCCGGCCTGGTTATACAGCGTCGTTTGCATCAGGGTCACCTCGTACTGCTCTTCACGGCGCGGCGGATGTGGAGCA of Chloroflexaceae bacterium contains these proteins:
- the rplB gene encoding 50S ribosomal protein L2, whose protein sequence is MGVRKYKPTSAGRRNMSVSTFEELTKGKRPEPGLIEPLRKRAGRNNQGRITTRHRGGGHKRFYRIIDFKRNKHGIPARVQAIEYDPNRSARIALLAYADGEKRYIIAPLGLNVGDVLMSGPDADIRVGNALPLSAIPLGTQVHNVELEIGRGGVLVRSAGTAAQVMAKEGDYATLRMPSGEIRMVHLRCMATVGQVGNVDHQNIRIGKAGRARWLGRRPRVRGSAMNPRDHPHGGGEGRAPIGMSTPKTKWGKPARGVKTRNNKRSDRFIVRRRKP
- the rplW gene encoding 50S ribosomal protein L23 is translated as MPTPHEIIIRPLITEKNTALMVENKYSFEVLRTASKPEIKRAVETIFDVTVTKVHTMNVRGKLKRRGREKGYTRDWKKAIVTLAPGDRIEVFEG
- the rplD gene encoding 50S ribosomal protein L4 — encoded protein: MQTTLYNQAGERVGTIELSDYVFGITPNVPVMHQYVVMQQANARLGTHNTRGRGEVSGSTRKLYRQKGTGRARQGSIRAPHRKGGGIAHGPHPRSYRQQMPRKMRRLAVRSALSAKYAAEQIRFIDTLRFERPRTKDALAFLQAHGLSGKTLIVIDSKSPENLTVQRSTNNLPEVKTILASYLNVRDLLYYDNIVMPRAAVAVVEGILGAGAAASDKEEEHANAP